In the genome of Ctenopharyngodon idella isolate HZGC_01 chromosome 16, HZGC01, whole genome shotgun sequence, the window ATATCTCTGCACAGTCAAACCAAACACTTCATCAGCTTCTCTCCATATTTCTCTTTTGCAGCTGTCCATCAAGAGAGGATTTCCCTCTGATCGAAACAGAGGACAAAGCTTTGCTGCGCAGACTCAGAGGTTTGTATCAACAAGGAAGCATAATTTATTTCCCAACACTCATCTGTGTCTGCCGTCAGACCACCTTTGCTTTGCTCAGTCTTCTTTCATTTGTCTCTCTCTAGCTGATATCCAGCAGAAGGATCGAGAGGTGCTGGAGCTGTTACAGGAGCGTGTGACGCTCTTCTCTGATTTGGCCGAGGTCACTGGAGGTCAGAGTGTTACCGTTCCCACAAActccagaaatatattcagagCAGATACACCCTACGCTCCTCAGGCGGAACGGCTGCTGAATGACGCCATTGTTGAGGGTAAGCAGAGAAGTGTACGCCATATAGAGATACAGAGCTTAGTCATGACGGACATTAAGACTGCTCTCTTAATTATGTCAAACTTCAGTGGACAGACTGAGTGAAGTGCTGTTGGGTTCCTGCATTGACCGTCCACAGTCGTGCAGAGTGAATGGTGAACCGACAGAGGTACAATTCACCTCTAAAACAACAGGTACCTTATTCATCTTTAGCATACATTTTGACCTTTGTTAAAGAGGATCTATTACGCCCTTTctcaaagtcttgatgttgtttttgggctctactagaacaggttcccatgcttgaatgttcattattttccctATAAATCTAACAAAGTATAGTGAAGTTTatacttaaaacaagaaaaaaaacagtttgccAATGAGGCAAGAAAAGCATGTATTCACTGAAAAAATTGTATATACTACATTATATTTTGAGAACGTTTAGATCATTTCTACTGGAAAATAAGCGCACTTGAAGAAAAACagttgtagtgtgtgtgtgtgtgtgtgtgtgtgtgtgtacattatgaatatattttcacattGAAGCGCTCatgtaatgtagaaacaacataatgatattttaaattttttcttAATGGCATGTTATGAAGGCCAGTATGACTGACACAGCTGCCTCGCCTCAGTTTCTGGGATAAAATGAGTAATTATAGCCATTCAGCATTACTGTATGGTGGAAAGCCTGGCCTAAACCACAAATTATCagactgttttttatttatcatttattaacaGTTAcagaacatacaaataaatgatttttaatagaaatGAACTTAGAACAATGTtgacataaacccattataatgaAAGTCACATCAAGCAGAGCCTTTTATAGTGTTTGCTGATGTTTGAATGAGAGTTATCAGTTCATTTCTCCTCCACTTTAAAGTTTGCTTTGTGTGTTAGTTTACACAATatataagtaatgcaattacttgGTTATGTAGTTTGactaatatacataaatataagcaAATACACTTCTTTTTTTGCTTATATTGTCTCCATGGTGTGCAAGTATTTACAAATGGGATATTACTGAAACAGAACCTCTTCAATGTTTCCTCATCTCTCATATTTCTTTGCTCTAAACAGATGAAGGAACGATATCAGTTAACGGGACTCATGAAGTAAACGGTCCATCTAACAAGGTGAGGGTTTGATTCGTTACAGAAGACAGAAAGATGTTCCTCTGTGAGATAATCCagtcattattatttaatgtctTTCACAGGACAGGAACGGGAACCAGCTGCAGGACAAGACGTTAAATGAGGTACACCTTCAGGAACCTTTAAAGAATTAAACGTTTGaagataaaaaacaaagatgagTGTCTGAAGTGTTTGTGTTGCAGGAGGTGTGTCAGCGACTGGTGAACCTCAGCACTCAGCTGCACGCGCTACAGGTCAGACTCACACCGCTTCACTGACCTCACACACGCCtgattttaatttgattgaCAGATGCTTTGCCAAATTGATGGTCTAAGAGACGAAGCATCTTTTATCAAAGGCAAGTAATGATCCGAGCGTTCTCTCTGTCTGCAGGCTGCAGTGATCCGGCAGGACTCTTTCCTGGAGGTGTACATGCAGAAGGACTCGTGTCCCTCTGTGCCCCATGAGCCTCTGCTGGAGGCGGCAGGGCCCGATCTGACAGAGCTACAGCACAAATACAACCTGCTACAAGGGGAAGTGATGCGACTACGGGCCGCCCAGGACAAGAGCAGCAACGGAGCGCCAGTTCAAAAACAAGACCCGAAGAAAGCACAAGACACAGCAGAGAAAACAGCGGATCAGTTAGATGGCATGTCTCCTCGAGCCGACAGTCCCAGAGGTGAGTCCAGACGTGTAGTGTTTCTCCCTCAGCTGCTGTCTCCTGCACACTGTCCTGCTGTCTGCTACTCTGGGAACATGTAACGGCCTAAACTATggaaagacaaaacaaaaaacattccaAAAATTCCCTGcttgattggataactggactaaccagtggaccaatcgcatcgcagcatctcaaatgatggtttggtggttctgaaacgtcaaagtctgtcatcagaatgatttggtttaattctcTCCAGAATACACTCAGGCCCTGTtcccacctggtattaagatgtgttttggtcgattgcatcacaagtggacgacactaaatacaggtgtaaacggggtgcaaaacattttgagcttgtccactttcaaccacttccagaggtagtcaaaaacacGTTCGACTGGATTGTTTTCATAGTGTAAACactcatgtggttgaatgtgttcaaacagccactaaagacgcctgctctccacctactgacctaacgtgtaaacattatgggaagagcacgggccagacgggatttaaactttgttggacCAAAGACCCAAGTTTgctttgaagatgaaaaatgtaccaagcacaatgttctctcaccattcctgatttcttcaGTGTTTGGCGTGATATTGCgactatcagagcagaaatgaaagctgctgctctccgtatgtttctCCGTCGTCTCCTTTCGGGTTCACATGTAAACTGCGTGAGCTTTTTTTGTctattagattgaaagatctgaaaaaacccttaaggcaggaacacaccaagctgacagTCGGCCGTCGGGCATTTTTtctgttcgtcggccgactaagttttctcagtgtgttccgcaccatcggctgaagttggtcctcgtcggctttttttcagCTGATTCCTCATGTTGAATTGGCATCGGCGGtcgtcggtccgtcgggccatctgatcattctgattggctgttcagctactgacACCTGCTgatacggaaaggcatttcttcttacacaGGTGCAGAACGGATGTGCTTCTtggccgacgtgagccaaccccgcagtctgctttcatcgccactagttcatcggcgtcggcttggtgtgtttctGCCTTTATATTTACCTGCCaatagaccctccccttgaagaaatcaggacagaagagatggattaaaacaccaggtgtaacgGGAACGTGTCTGCCTCGTCTACtggtgatccgatcgaccaaaacacatcttaataccaggtggaaacagggcctcaCACGATTGCATTCCTAAACACCAGCATCTTAACGCAAGATCACATGAGCATTTGTGTTTCTTCTGACGCTCTGAGAcaaactcatttatgatggaggaaaaaagagccTGATTGCagtgacttacatttttattactgatattttgctgcagtttcccaggaagtgacgattttgttctcttgaacacatgggatggaaacgctgctttatttgcaaatttgCGATATTCCagttttttgcacaagattaatttGCCACTTTAGATAGAAACAtagctaataaaataaaaaaataaaagaagcagagtaaaatgtgtttgtttcacAGTGCAAAACCATAACTTGTTCCTCTGATCTTCCTCAGACCTGCAGGATATTCCGGAGGAGAGTGAGTGTGGGACTGAAGCTCACAGTTAACATCCGCTCCGCTGCAGACGCTCACAGAAGCTCCTCAGAATCACGACtcaaggcccgttcacaccatctgaaccaacgGCTGTTAATGCGTCAGTTCAGACCGACACAACTTTCACTCGCTGTCAACGCCACGGATATTTTTAACGGAGAGGGGTTGTAATCTCTTTTTCATCGCTCTGCGAATAATGCTAATCAACCAATAGGATATACGCTTTTAGTCACATGGCCAGAGCCGCTACTGTTACATAACActatggctgcatctgaaatcgcatacttctctactatataattggtgaaaaacagtatgtgatgAAAGGAGCacgtctgaattcacagtattcataaaagagtaggcgaaAAGCACCCGAATGACCTACTACTCCtgctgagattctgaagtgtgcatatgatggacactttactatcccatgaggccactggagacgatttgtgaatggcagtaaaGCGAtacaactgacgctggtagatCATGGCGTCCAGATTACATTAACACGCTCATATAGAACGTACTCTTCAGTggtcgtgaagtaattacttattcaaaataagcacCTCCTCAAGAGAGTGtgtgatttcagacgcagcctaTGACTCTCAAACTGACTGTTTTAGCAGAGGAAGACTCTGGAAGCGTCTCTCTCGTCTCTGTACTTTTGTATTTTAACACCACAGTGAATCCAAAACTCTGAACGGCTGtttgaaaacatgtaaatacTGTCAGACTTCTCAGTGAAAGAGTGTCAGAAGCACAAAGCTGATTTGTGTACTGGAGAAACCAGCTGTTTCTGCTCTTCTATAAGGGCCAATTTTGTATTTTCATTCAGCCGGTCTGTGGTTCAAACAGGCAAACTGAGCGTgtgttggtgtgaacaggcctgtACTCTGTAGAATACTGTTACTGcattttatattaaacataGTTTAGAACAATtaagtcttttttaaaaagatgtttCAACATTTTACAGTTgttatttaaacagtttatGGTGTATTTTCTCTGTTTGATGAAAGGACTAAATTATGAGTTAGAAATGAAGGAAACTTTAGAGGATATTCTGCTCATACTCTGACTTTAGCTGTATTATTAATGTCCATTGTTATATTATTGGAAGGAAGTGCTGTTCCTCTGCTGAAAACACATGATATTATGATGAAGATTATGAAATGTAGCTCATGAAATGTCCTGGTTATTTGGCAGTGACTTGTTATAATAACCACGAGGGTTCACCTCCTGTAAAGGGTTATAAATCATTATGAGCAGCGGAGGTCTTCTCCTGTACTGCTAGAACATATTAATGTTGATATTGATAACAGAATGTAGTGGAAAAATGATTGTGAATTCTTCTCTGGCCACTTGAAATCACACTAAAGCTGTTGATATTGTGTATGTTTGTATAAATGAATGTTTGAGGAAGAAAAGCATCCTTTAAACAGCTGTTCATTCATTGTTTAtaattatattgcattttttatttgtttttcattgtacTGTGTTTAAATATATGGCTGTATCATGTATTTTGCCATTTTACTTTGCATCTATATAAATGCATTGAGAATCGCTTTACTCTATTTCTTTACCCAACAACACATCAACATTTGATCATTTTCCGTTCACATTAAGCACAGTTTTCTGCCATCTCTCACTATAatgacgtgtgtgtgtggatgtgagCTCTGTTTCTGTGTCGGAGCAGTCATAGCTCTGAACACTAAAGGAAAGTGTGCAGACGTTAGTGCTCAGCTCCTCCACTGAGGAAAAGTGTGTTAAAATAGACTTAGTGCTGAACATCACATGATCAAACAGGAAAACGGGCCTCATCACATCCGCCTGTCGGAGACAGTGTTAACCCTCATATGGCCTTTGACACCATTTCAAGTTTCCCTCACTAAAAAATGGTTCCTTCATCTCAGTGGCATGAGATTTTGTGACTTTTGTTACATTATCtatctgaacacacacacaaaaactgggCTTGATTCGGTTGTTCTGAAggtatgtaaaaaaacaaaaaaacaatacaatacgGAACGAAACAGACCCCCatgttgaaaatgaatgggaaaggtgaaaaattaagagtttatttttcatttttcaataaaatcaatacATCTGGCATGAATCTGAAATAAATtgaataattgaaataaaatcttAAGTTTTTTGTGGCATTTTAGTTATATTTTTGCAAATTTATGTGGCATTATTGCAAAAACAGACACTTCAAAACacttcaaacaacaaaacaaattctaacttttcacaaaaatactgatttcaatgtattttattatgtttaaatatatattcacaacatccagaaaaatgaatggatCTCTATGGCCCTCTGCTGGATATATATGGTCAAAACACTTTATTCCTAAAACTGTAATTCCTACAGGTTTTCTtctaaccagcagatggcagaatTCTTTTAGACAACATGGATGATAAACTCAGTGAATTGACTGCTTGAACACTACGGGACTGCTGGGATTGTTTTCTCACCGATGTCAGTTCCAGTCAAACACATCTCACTGAATCTGTCTAATGGATATATAGTCATATAGAGAGACCGGGGATGGTTACAATGCTTTTTGCTTTAATACCTGAGATATTAATCTCAAACTGTCATATTTCCGTTTTGAAATCAACAACAAACTGGGTAACTGTATGTCAAGAACAAAGAGTGCTGTTGTTAAAAGCCTACAAAAGGGAAACATTCGTGTGAACGTGTTTGCTAAAATTACTGAACAAACACCTAACGCTAACAAGACAATCCCAACAGACAGTGTTGtgtgtaacgcattacaagttatgtaatcagattactttttcaagtaactagcaAGGCAACATTACttataaatttacaacaaaatatctgagttactttttcaagtaaagtAACACAAGCTACTTTTTctcatgtattgactgacagctctcctgtcgtCATGTTGAGATAAATAAAgttcagaggtgttgtgtgtgaacatgacggttattgtagttctagattaaatgtgaacatgcatttactaatctcacttgcacaaaaacattcagtattcctcaaaatgaataaaaacagtgaaattcaatctcagaatattacacaaatctgcaataatgaaatatataaaattacacaaatatactttatgtatttaatctcactttattaaccaatgtctttgctgctgaccttcatgatccaattcaaccatactagcTATGAAAAAATGACTTCAGATAGACATCACATTTGTGATCGGCCGGAGGCTTTTTCATTTCACTtctggtgtgaaagggccttaacatttgacaaaaatagAACCTTTTGTGTTgatattaaaaaacaagcaagtccagctcaggtgagaaaaagtaatgcaaacgTAACataacattactttccataaaaagtaatgcaattagttacttttttaggcaATAACTCAATACTgtgatgcattacttttaaaggtaactttcccaacactgcatgttaGTCATTTCACAACCGTGTTGAATGTTGGCTTCTACACAAACTCTATTTGTGCATTTGTTGTGGTTCAAGTCAAAGTGAATGTGTTAGTAGTGTAACACCCATCAGCCATAATTTAAAGAAACAAAccttaaaaacaaacacttaaagATCATTTAGAGCAGTTTTGTGTGGGAATTGACACAAACTGAAAATGTTGTGCATTAATATTCCTAAAGCTCAAATCTAACTCGTCCTCGTGCatgttaaaataaagtgcatCGTACTGTCCTAGTTTTAACAATTCTGCATTTGAAGATAATGAATAGACAATCATTTGATATGGAATGGCTCCAGAGGATCTGGAATAACTCACATAGACTACTTTTATGCTTTCTAAATGACAAACTAATTCTTTAATATTGCTTCTGCTAAATTGCTCCTAATTTTTGCGAAAGCTGAAAATCAAGCTAGAGGATGTTTACAGCAATTTTCTAATAAAAAACGATTAACAGATCTGCCAATATTGTAGGCTACTTGTTTTTACAGCATCACGTGAAGAATCTTCAAAAACAATCCTTTTTactaactgaactgaactgatgtGGATaatgtcttctgtagagctgctggtctcatatttgatgaagtttgcatcattaatTCTGTTACTTTCCTGTTTATTATTGTGAAGCTACAAtttctattgtataaagcactacaGAATTAAAGCTGGTTTGGAACACCATGAAGCACATGATGACAGGAAGTGTAGATAATAAAGCAGAAGAGTCTAGTCCTCCAGTGAGCAGATGAAAGAAACGAGTTCTCGTGTTGTCATTGCTGTGTTTTCATGTCATCGAGTGTGTGTGAGTCCAGTCGTGACGTGACCAGTGACAGCAGCTCCTCCAGCTGTTTCTCCAGAACATCATCGTCTCCGTCGTTCTTGATGATCCAGTCAAACTTCACACCCTCGTCCAATCCGCACTCGGACTCGGCGTCGTCCACACCTGGACAGAACACGGCATTAGATCATCCTCTGACCTCTCGTGTCTGTTATAATGCGTTTCATTTACCTGCGGTGAATCTCCAGCCCCTCTGAGATCTGGTCTGCTCCGACGCCTCCAcccgaacacacacacagagatcgGGAAACTCCTGACGGAACCACTGCACGTCCGACCTCCTCCGGCAGTCACTGATGATCTACAGAACACAGGAAGAGCTGCATTACTGTGAAACATGGAGTCATGCGTGTGTTCAGAGCGCTCATGTACCCAGACGGGCCGCGCCGCGTGTTGGATGGCCAGTCTGCAGAAGAAGCCCGAGTCCTGCCGTCTCTTCATCTCACCCCAGCGGATCATGTCGGCTCGATATTCCTCCTTATACTGACCGCAGCCCAACAGCTCCTCATAGTCCAGATTATGATCCTGACAAtcacaaacacaacaacaatCACTGCCGCTTCAGAATACAAACAGAACAATCTTTTTGCTCGTTTTTCCACTGAAAACAAGGTTTCTATAGTTAtcatagagctgcacgattctggatgaACTGTGAATCACTCTCACAGTACtctgatgtcatacgccgatcagTCTgtgcagcgccgatgcatctcgaacaagcctaacgacttcacttgtttcattactggatgaatcagtatttttgaatgaatctcttgaatgaatgattcaatgactcactcataagcTGCGTCTAATTTTGAATGCTGCGTCCGTAGGAGGTCGtttttgaaggctgcatacgtcatcgagttggtctcatttaagaaaagtaaccgttagatagcaaaataagaaataaattacagtattttacttaTAAGAAGGAATAAGAGTCttttttattatggttacttttcttaaatgagacatCATTGATGACGTATACAGCCTTTTGGTcgcactttatattaggtggccttaactactatgtacttacatcaaaaaataagtacaatgtacttattgggttcatattgaattgcaaaacacttttgctgctattgaggtgggatacgggtaaggttagtgAAAGCGTTGgtgttatgggtaggtttaagggtaggggtaaggtgtaagagatgggtcaacagtgtaattataaatgtaattacagaaattaattacagatgtaattacatgcaggtgtttttaaaatataagtagaatgtaaaaacatgtatgtacacaataagtgcattgtattaaatgattaatttaaatttaagtacATAGTTAAgaccacttaatataaagtgggaccagcctttttaacagtcacttgtctccacctactggtgtaacaatgtaattgatacaatcttgaAGCGCCAAGTTTCTTCagaaggtgatttactctattttgatcactaccgtagacatcagtgtttatatctatGTAAGGCAGGACTTGGTTCTGTGcatcggttgttgattggacGTTGAGATGTGGGCGTGGCTCTCAACAGTGTATGCAGATGAGCGTGAGCGTGAGCATAAATGCCTGTTGTATCAAACATGAattatacaaaacaaaacacttatgcaaactttttttttttttttttaaatactttgccTAAAGGCTAACAATCTGACTATTATCCGACATGGCTGTCCAGGGTTAAAGAGTGTGTACTGTACCTGTGCATACTGCAGTTTGAGGGGCGCAGACAGTCTGAGTATGCAGCACATCTCTGCGGTCAGCCTGCGGTCAGAACAACAACAGCATCTGTATTCATGCAGTTCAGCTGCGCGCGACACTGTCAGAGCTGCACATCTCACCTGTGCTGAAGTAAAtctgtcacataatccttcccCGACTTCCGCTTCCCGCTGAATAACAGGATAATCCTCGGCTGTGCAGGAGTCATTGCATGTAACGTGTTCTTCGCACTCATAAACACGTTCAGTATGAGGACTTTTAAAGCAGGAACGACTTCATGTCGATTTTCCCGTAATGAACCAAGATAATGCAGCCTAGAAAATGCATAAAACACGCTTTTGGTGTTTCTCACCCAGCTAGGTtgcatcatttattttattgtgttctTTAAGGCATTAGTGCAGTTTTTTTCTGGGCATTAGTGCAGTTTTTTCTCTGAAAGAAGTTGTGAATGTAGGTGTGTGATTATGTAGAAACGTCGTTATTCGTGATGTTTGGTGTAATTACGGTAATCGGCCGAGTGTCACGCCATCAACTTACGGGGTGTGtgcttaatttatttacattcttttaaaactaaattatttaaatataaaata includes:
- the pmvk gene encoding phosphomevalonate kinase, whose amino-acid sequence is MSAKNTLHAMTPAQPRIILLFSGKRKSGKDYVTDLLQHRLTAEMCCILRLSAPLKLQYAQDHNLDYEELLGCGQYKEEYRADMIRWGEMKRRQDSGFFCRLAIQHAARPVWIISDCRRRSDVQWFRQEFPDLCVCVRVEASEQTRSQRGWRFTAGVDDAESECGLDEGVKFDWIIKNDGDDDVLEKQLEELLSLVTSRLDSHTLDDMKTQQ